A stretch of Gemmatimonas aurantiaca T-27 DNA encodes these proteins:
- a CDS encoding tyrosine-type recombinase/integrase, with product MMSPWRKQGRPGFVLRVYAGEAHKVCGCGTTLQTVADDVAEWVEKLQQSPNAQAVAVLRAIVGEEITLAKAYELGTEGTLAYLAAQAEAAQDIDLLPHLTAWHVIKGKAARGAASADRYLIQIQALFPEAPLRRSLLTAPIVAARLDELDVPSDATRNRYRAALSTWCRWLMRRGILESNPAQSAGGYSEPLKAIRFRSMTQAQAVIERLADPEDRAREALMAGTGMDWSDVARLRRQDIDLSGDLPTVRCDGSKTPWRNRVIHITQPWVLPYFTPWLRGRLPGALLFSWGNRAALMRHYAACDAAKVPRFKIHEWRDTYAVAELQAGERPEVVAHQLGHKDASLVWKRYGRYIPQARDYRASRTATQTATRTIQEAR from the coding sequence ATGATGAGCCCGTGGCGGAAGCAGGGGCGCCCCGGGTTCGTGCTGCGCGTCTACGCGGGTGAGGCGCACAAGGTCTGCGGGTGCGGCACCACGCTGCAGACGGTCGCCGACGACGTGGCCGAGTGGGTGGAGAAGCTACAGCAGTCGCCGAACGCGCAGGCGGTGGCCGTGCTGCGCGCCATCGTGGGCGAGGAGATCACGCTGGCGAAAGCGTACGAGTTGGGCACTGAGGGGACGCTGGCCTATCTCGCCGCGCAAGCGGAGGCGGCCCAGGACATCGACCTCCTGCCCCACCTCACCGCGTGGCACGTCATCAAGGGCAAAGCCGCGCGGGGGGCCGCGTCGGCTGACCGGTATCTGATCCAGATTCAGGCGCTGTTTCCCGAGGCCCCGCTGCGCCGCTCTTTGCTCACGGCGCCGATCGTGGCCGCGCGACTGGACGAGCTGGACGTCCCGAGCGATGCCACCCGTAACCGGTACCGGGCCGCGCTGTCCACGTGGTGTCGGTGGCTGATGCGTCGAGGGATACTGGAGAGCAACCCCGCGCAGAGTGCTGGCGGCTACAGCGAGCCGCTCAAGGCGATCCGGTTCCGGTCGATGACGCAGGCACAGGCGGTGATCGAACGGCTGGCGGACCCGGAGGACCGGGCGCGCGAGGCGCTGATGGCCGGCACGGGCATGGACTGGTCGGATGTGGCCCGGCTGCGCCGGCAGGATATCGACCTGTCGGGCGACCTCCCCACGGTGCGATGTGATGGCAGCAAGACGCCGTGGCGCAACCGGGTCATTCACATCACGCAGCCGTGGGTACTCCCGTATTTCACGCCGTGGCTGCGCGGCAGGCTCCCGGGCGCCCTGCTGTTCTCGTGGGGCAATCGGGCCGCCCTGATGCGGCACTACGCGGCGTGCGATGCCGCCAAGGTGCCACGGTTCAAGATTCACGAGTGGCGGGACACGTATGCCGTGGCCGAACTGCAGGCCGGCGAACGTCCCGAGGTCGTGGCCCACCAGCTGGGGCATAAAGACGCCTCGCTCGTGTGGAAACGCTACGGCCGATACATCCCGCAGGCCCGCGATTACCGGGCCTCGCGCACTGCTACCCAAACTGCTACCCGGACCATACAGGAGGCGCGGTGA
- a CDS encoding response regulator, with protein sequence MISTKDARPTLLLVDDESTNLQVLRHTLQDQYRLLFARDGHKALELARTDPPDLVLMDIMMPGLSGYDVCRALKQDAFTEHIPIIFVTALADAANEQLGLDLGAVDYISKPFNPHIVKARVRTHLSLVQANEVRLTRLQIVQSLGAAGEFKDSETGLHVIRMSHYTRVLATAAGYGSQMADELFHAAPMHDIGKIGVPDAILQKAGPLTDEERRVMQQHTVIGSRIIGEHATGLLRMAATIARSHHEKWDGTGYPDRLAGEAIPHIARVVAVADVFDALTSARPYKEAWTVEAALLFMQQERGSHFDPELVDAFCHCLPEISQIRACWADTEATAETLVPADSSAAA encoded by the coding sequence ATGATCAGCACCAAGGACGCCCGTCCAACCCTGTTGCTCGTCGATGACGAGTCGACCAATCTCCAGGTCTTGCGGCATACGCTGCAGGATCAGTATCGCCTGTTGTTTGCCCGCGACGGACACAAGGCGCTCGAACTCGCGCGCACCGATCCACCGGACCTGGTGCTGATGGACATCATGATGCCAGGACTGTCCGGCTACGACGTCTGTCGCGCGCTCAAGCAGGATGCGTTCACCGAGCACATCCCCATCATCTTCGTGACAGCGCTGGCCGACGCCGCGAACGAACAATTGGGGCTGGATCTGGGTGCGGTCGACTACATCAGCAAGCCGTTCAATCCGCACATCGTGAAAGCCCGCGTACGCACGCACCTCTCGCTGGTGCAAGCGAACGAAGTGCGTCTGACGCGGTTGCAGATCGTGCAGTCTCTTGGCGCCGCCGGCGAATTCAAGGACAGCGAGACCGGGCTGCATGTGATCCGCATGAGCCACTACACCCGGGTGCTGGCCACGGCCGCAGGGTACGGCTCGCAGATGGCGGACGAGCTCTTTCATGCCGCGCCGATGCACGATATCGGCAAGATCGGTGTGCCGGATGCCATTCTCCAGAAGGCCGGCCCGCTCACCGATGAAGAGCGCCGCGTCATGCAGCAGCACACCGTGATCGGGTCGCGCATCATCGGCGAACACGCCACGGGACTACTGCGCATGGCGGCCACCATTGCGCGTAGCCATCACGAAAAGTGGGACGGTACCGGCTATCCGGACCGGCTGGCCGGCGAGGCCATTCCGCACATCGCCCGCGTGGTGGCCGTGGCGGATGTGTTTGACGCCCTGACCAGCGCCCGGCCGTACAAGGAGGCCTGGACCGTCGAGGCCGCGCTGCTGTTCATGCAGCAAGAGCGGGGCTCGCACTTCGATCCCGAGTTGGTGGACGCGTTCTGCCACTGTCTGCCCGAAATCTCTCAGATCCGCGCCTGCTGGGCCGACACGGAAGCGACGGCCGAGACGCTGGTGCCCGCAGACAGTTCCGCAGCGGCTTAG